One stretch of Acidobacteriota bacterium DNA includes these proteins:
- a CDS encoding phage tail protein: MSFYTTERLYSLLPAVYRQRDAEQGYPLRDLVALLAREAQVVEADIAGLYENWFVETCSEWAVPYLGDLIGVRPLAPTGESQRAEVAHTIGYRRRKGTAAVLEQLARDVTGWPAARVVEYFQLLSTTQFLNHLRPTNHRTPDLRRADPLEHLDGPFDRVAHTAEVRRAPPRRGRYNIPSVGLWLWRLEAYPLARVTAHPVAVPGKAGRCFTFSALGHDAPLFHLSLTETGPEHVAEEVNVPTPIRRRALHHRPEPFTGAAGSLRVFKDGTPVETAALGACNLEQWGRDPEAGTVGIDPVLGRLVFPEGEEPADALDGVQVTYAYGFPADLGGGPYPRSESFTQIDGEVVLTVGEGQAFASPDAALGGWIAAGRPSAVIEIHDSRTYRQTPTAAIPAGRRLEIRAAEGQRPTLLLAGDLNVTGGAGSAFEINGLVIAGGALHAGGNLDRLTLRHSTLVPGLGFGDDGLPTDPGAASLVVPGGQSEVLVEDSILGAVETADETEVRLVGSILDAGNPEAPAYGGAAGADFGGPVSISQCTVVGTVSTRQLTLGENTLFLGPVTAQRRQQGCVRFSFVPYGSRVPRRFRCQPELPEGVTAAQGELLTAQVRPIFTSLAYGHPAYCQLHWRGPEEILRGADDESEMGVYQPLRTPQREDNLRTRLDEYLPVGLEAGIFYVT; this comes from the coding sequence ATGAGCTTCTACACCACGGAACGGCTCTACAGCCTCCTTCCCGCCGTCTATCGCCAGCGCGACGCCGAGCAGGGTTATCCCCTGCGCGATCTGGTAGCGCTGCTGGCGCGGGAGGCGCAGGTCGTCGAAGCGGATATCGCCGGCCTGTACGAGAATTGGTTCGTCGAAACCTGCAGCGAATGGGCGGTGCCCTACCTCGGCGATCTCATCGGCGTGCGACCCCTGGCCCCCACCGGCGAATCCCAGCGCGCCGAGGTCGCCCACACCATCGGCTACCGTCGGCGCAAGGGTACTGCGGCGGTCCTCGAGCAGCTGGCCCGGGACGTCACCGGCTGGCCCGCTGCGCGGGTGGTGGAGTATTTCCAGCTGCTGTCCACGACGCAATTTCTCAACCACCTGCGCCCCACCAACCACCGCACGCCGGATCTGCGGCGGGCGGATCCCCTGGAGCACCTCGACGGCCCCTTCGACCGCGTCGCCCACACCGCCGAGGTCCGCCGCGCACCGCCCCGCCGCGGGCGCTACAACATTCCCTCGGTGGGGCTGTGGCTGTGGCGGCTGGAAGCCTATCCCCTGGCCCGGGTCACTGCCCATCCCGTCGCGGTGCCAGGGAAGGCGGGGCGCTGCTTCACCTTCAGCGCCCTGGGTCACGACGCCCCCCTCTTCCACCTGTCCCTCACCGAAACCGGACCGGAGCACGTCGCCGAAGAGGTCAACGTCCCCACCCCCATCCGCCGCCGGGCCCTGCACCACAGACCGGAGCCGTTCACCGGTGCCGCCGGCAGTCTGCGTGTGTTCAAGGACGGTACGCCGGTGGAAACCGCCGCACTGGGAGCGTGCAATCTGGAGCAGTGGGGCCGCGACCCGGAGGCCGGCACCGTGGGCATCGACCCGGTGTTGGGACGCCTGGTCTTCCCCGAGGGTGAGGAGCCGGCGGATGCTCTGGACGGAGTGCAGGTGACCTACGCCTACGGCTTCCCAGCGGACCTGGGGGGCGGCCCCTACCCGCGCAGCGAGAGCTTCACCCAAATCGATGGCGAGGTGGTGCTGACGGTGGGGGAAGGACAGGCCTTCGCCTCCCCGGACGCCGCCCTGGGCGGCTGGATCGCCGCCGGGCGCCCCTCCGCGGTCATCGAGATCCACGACAGCCGCACCTACCGCCAAACCCCCACCGCCGCCATCCCCGCCGGCCGCCGCCTGGAGATTCGCGCCGCCGAGGGCCAGCGCCCCACCCTCCTCCTCGCCGGCGATCTCAACGTCACCGGCGGAGCCGGCAGCGCCTTCGAGATCAACGGCCTGGTGATCGCCGGCGGCGCTCTCCACGCCGGTGGCAACCTGGATCGCCTGACCCTGCGCCACTCGACCCTGGTGCCGGGTCTCGGCTTCGGCGACGACGGACTGCCGACGGACCCCGGCGCCGCCAGCCTGGTGGTCCCCGGCGGCCAGAGCGAGGTGCTGGTGGAGGATTCGATCCTCGGCGCGGTGGAAACCGCCGACGAAACCGAAGTGCGGTTGGTGGGGTCGATCCTCGACGCCGGGAACCCCGAGGCTCCGGCCTACGGCGGGGCCGCCGGGGCGGACTTCGGTGGTCCGGTGTCCATCTCCCAGTGCACGGTGGTGGGCACCGTGAGCACCCGCCAGCTCACCCTGGGGGAGAACACCCTCTTCCTCGGCCCGGTCACCGCTCAGCGCCGCCAGCAGGGCTGCGTCCGGTTCTCCTTCGTGCCCTATGGCTCGCGGGTGCCGCGACGCTTCCGATGCCAGCCGGAGCTGCCGGAGGGAGTCACCGCCGCCCAGGGCGAGCTCCTCACCGCCCAGGTGCGGCCCATCTTCACCTCTCTGGCCTATGGCCACCCGGCCTACTGCCAGCTGCATTGGCGCGGCCCCGAGGAAATCCTGCGGGGCGCCGACGACGAGTCGGAGATGGGCGTCTACCAGCCTCTTCGGACACCCCAGCGGGAAGACAACCTGCGCACCCGCCTCGATGAATATCTCCCCGTCGGCCTGGAGGCCGG